The DNA segment GGCCTTCGGGTTGCTAGGGCGAGCCCAAGGATCTCCCATCTTCTATTCGCAGATGACagtcttttcttctgtaaggcggaatTAAGCCAATGCAAGGAGATCATGGACATTCTAGAAATATATGGGAAGGCATCAGGACAGCGACTTAATGCGTCAAAATCCTCGATGTTTTTTGGAAACAGAGTGGAGTTGGCTCTGAAGAAAGATATAAAAGAAGTCCTTGGCTTCTCTTCTGAAGGAGGCATGGGGATGTACCTTGGTTTACCCGAACAAATATGTGGCTCAAAAATGAAAGTGTTCTCCTTTGTACAAGATCGTATAAATGGGCGAGCCAACACTTGGTCATCTAGACTCCTCTCCAAAGGAGGAAAAGAGGTCCAGATTAAATCTGTGGCCCAAGCAGTTCCGACTTTTGTGATGTCATGTTACTTGCTTCCACAAGGCATTACCGATAAACTAAGGAGCACaacttcaaatttttggtgGAGCTCAAAACAAAATAGCAGAGGTTTGCATTGGATAGCATGGGACGAGATCTGTAACCCCAAAGATTCGGGGGGGGGACTAGGTTTTCGAGATATCCACGACTTCAATTTAGCGCTTCTTGCAAAACAATTGTGGAGATTAATTCAGTACCCGAACTCTTTGTTAGCACGTGTTTTAAAAGGAAGGTACTACAATCATACCTCTCCTTTGGAAGATCGACGAACATACTCACCATCATATGGATGGCGCAGTATCATTGCAGCAAGGCCTCTACTCATTACGGGTTTACGGAAAACGATTGGAACAGGGCGAGATACGAGGGTTTGGAGTGAGGCTTGGGTTCCAGACTCAGTGGCTCGACCACCTAGACCTGCTGACCACATTGTTTACAGACTACCCCAACTTCTTGTTCGGTCCTTTATTAGGAATGATACTAAGGAGTGGGATATCCAGCTTTTACGAGAATTCTTTCACCCGGATGATATCACTTTGATACTTGGGCTAAAACCATCTCGATCTCTTGTCCCAGATGGATATGTTTGGAATCACACAAAATCAGGAATGTATTCAGTTAAAACCGGTTACGACCTACTCCAATCAATCAAGCTGAGTACACAAGAAGGCGTTATACAACCGAGTATCACGAGCCTCCAGAGCCATGTGTGGAAGCTAAAGGCCCCGAGCAAGATGAAACATTTCTTGTGGCAGGCTATATCGGGCTTTGTGGCGACGGCAGAAAGGCTCACGTATAGGCACCTGGGCACCGATAGGAGTTGTCCTAGATGTGCTGACCCATTGGAGTCGattaatcatcttctttttgaatGCCCCCCTGCCCTTCAGGTTTGGGCTTTATCGGACTATCTGTCCCTTCCGGGTTACTTCCCGAGTACATCTATATACCAAAACATGAACTTTCTGTTTTGGAAGAGAAAAGAAGTGGCTCCACTGAGACCACAATTCGATACCTTTCCATGGATCtgttggtacatttggaaggcgaGGAACGACAAATTCTTTAATGGAAAAGTCGTATCTCCGGTTGATACTCTCCAACATGCGTCCCTTGAGGCAGAATGTTGGAGGAAGGCTAATGAAAAAGAGGAAGCAAACGAGGACCATGACGATCCTCCTATTTCAGAGGTCGAGATAGTGCCTCCTTGGATACCCCGAATCCCTACCTGTCAAATTGATGCGTCATGGATCAATAATGGTAGCGTAAGTGGCTTAGGGTGGAGCCTGAAGGATCATATGGGTTCTGAACATTTTGGATTACGGGCGTGCAATAGGGCCCTCTCAGCTCTACATGCTGAGATGGAAGGTTTACTTTGAGCAACCTCATGTATGAGAGACATGAGGATAGCTTCAATACGGTTCGAGACGGACTGCTCGGATCTCGTGGACATGACTACTAATCCAATGGATTGGCCAACTTTTGCGACAGAGATTGAGGTGTTTCAGAGACTACATGAGAACTTCGAGGATGTGAGTTTGTCTCATATTCCTCGGAGTAGGAATGGTCGAGCGGACACACTTGCAAAAGAAGTCAGGAGCAGAGGATATATTTTTTCCGATATAGATCAGACCCGGATAGACGGAGATGCTCCTCGGAGAATCGGCTCGTCTGCCACCACTTGATCTAGCTTACATGGAtagccgacaaaaaaaaaaaaaaattgattttggaGTAAATaggaaactgtttttaaaaaaaaaaatatatatataaaagggttaaaaaaaaggaaattgtatatttgtataaatataaatataaacatgtgtaCATCGAACGGATTTTATCTGATTTCCGACAAATAATTCCTATACGAACCTGGCGATGTCTTTGTGATTTGGTCTAATCCCCAAGAAGAAGTCTTTGCGGTTCTGTTCGATTTCCCACAAATCCAGGTCTAATTTAGGGTTTTTGGGCGACCATGAAACGCAAGGAGCGAGAGGAGGAGAGGTTGTGTAGGAGCCGAAGTAAGATAGGTCCGATTGCAGTTGATCTGAAGACTGCTAGAGTGACTAGATTGCCTGCGAGGTCGACCCACCAAGAAGCACTCCCTCAACGCAAGAAGGAGGCGGATGGTAATGAGACAAGCCCAAGTAGTAAGTTCGATTCGCTCCCTTTCGATCTAAAGATGGCTATAGTGAGTAGAATGGGTGCCAAGTCTCTTATGAAGTTCCGATGCGTGTCAAAAATTTGGTCTTCCATCATCCGAAGCAGAGGGTTCATCGATTCCTTCTTCTCTATGTCCTCAAAGCAATCACGGTTTATAGTCGCTTTGGCTAACGGTGTATGCAATGAGCCTGAAGCGAAGCtcaccttcttcttctcgtttggggagtcttgttcttcttcttctttggtacCAAACTTGGAGATGGCAATACCAGTGGGACTGAGTTCCATCAGAGAGTCTTTCGCTTCTCTCCATGGCTTTCTCACCGTTGGCGTTCATGGTGGCTTGATGGTGTGTAACCCTAGCACGGAGCAGGTCATAAAGTTGCACAGTTCCACCAGATTCGTGGGATATGATCCGATTGAAGGTCAACATAAGGCATTGTTTGTGGAATCGAGAGTCTCTCGTTCTTCTGTTCATCATCATCTAGACCACAAGGTGTTAACATTGGGAGGAGGATCATGTCAAGAATGGAGACTCATTGAGGGTACCCCTGGACCTTATAGACCGATATCAGTGGGAGTATGCGTCAATGGTGTCATCTACTATGGTGCTCGTAACTCACCCCATTTTAGGAATCCAGTTATGGTGTGTTTTGATGTTAGAACTGAGAAACTAAGTTTTATCCAAGCACATGAGACTCTCCTTCGGTGGGGCAAGGATTCCATATTTATAGATTACAATGGGAAGCTAGCTTCTATTGTGAGATACCCTTATGATCGTTTCAATAGTTTTGATTTATGGATATTAGAAGACCCCGTGAAACATGAATGGTCAAAGCAACATTGTGTGTTTCCCTCCTCCGTGTGGGATTCTGTTTGGGGCTTCGAAATGTCTTTTCCAGGAACCAACAAGGATGGGGAGATCATTATGGCTCCAACCAGCTTGTCACCTGAGGTTGGACCCTTTTACATTTTTTACTACAATGTTAAAACACAAAACGTTAGAAGAGTTAGGCTCCTAGGCATTGGAGACAATAAAGAGTTTAGACGCTCTTATGGATTCTTAAAGCAGCGTGATTGTTTTGTCCGTATCGCACCTCAACATGTCCACAGTATTGCCTCCCTCTGAGAAAGGTTccaaataaaagtttaaaggTTTCAAGGATGTATCAGTAAAACTCAAGAGAGCATGGCAAAAAGATTGAGAGCATGGCATGCTATGGTTGTTTTTATTTGCAATTTGCAATTTgttatcttatatatacatGACTGAAGATTTGCGTTTCTGTAGTTGCTTGATCTGCTCgttgtttttgttcttgttgGGATGAGTTCGAATTCATATTTGATTGATTTCCGGTGTTATTACTTTGGAGatattattgtttgtttgtataAGCTTTTCTCTTTACTATATGATAACCCATAAAATGATGGTCTTCGAGAAatgaattatttatttgtttaacaCTTTGGAAGAAGTGCAAAATGAGCTTCCTCTTTTTGTGAGTTCAAGAGTTTGTTGCAAACTAAGTTCCTACAGTCAAACTGAATGGTAAATATGATAGAAATTATGATACTCTTGTccatttcctttttcttctagAAGGATTGCTTTCTGGTATTGTCACAAGAGTTAAAC comes from the Brassica napus cultivar Da-Ae chromosome A7, Da-Ae, whole genome shotgun sequence genome and includes:
- the LOC106431010 gene encoding putative F-box protein At1g32660, which encodes MKRKEREEERLCRSRSKIGPIAVDLKTARVTRLPARSTHQEALPQRKKEADGNETSPSSKFDSLPFDLKMAIVSRMGAKSLMKFRCVSKIWSSIIRSRGFIDSFFSMSSKQSRFIVALANGVCNEPEAKLTFFFSFGESCSSSSLVPNLEMAIPVGLSSIRESFASLHGFLTVGVHGGLMVCNPSTEQVIKLHSSTRFVGYDPIEGQHKALFVESRVSRSSVHHHLDHKVLTLGGGSCQEWRLIEGTPGPYRPISVGVCVNGVIYYGARNSPHFRNPVMVCFDVRTEKLSFIQAHETLLRWGKDSIFIDYNGKLASIVRYPYDRFNSFDLWILEDPVKHEWSKQHCVFPSSVWDSVWGFEMSFPGTNKDGEIIMAPTSLSPEVGPFYIFYYNVKTQNVRRVRLLGIGDNKEFRRSYGFLKQRDCFVRIAPQHVHSIASL